Proteins encoded by one window of Sphingosinicella sp. BN140058:
- a CDS encoding MarR family winged helix-turn-helix transcriptional regulator, whose translation MTAIFDSISEPLSRRVTAGLAKIGLVLRSRAWKGAGSAGVTPTQGQALALLREAPQGMKLAALAHLLGVSAPTASEAVAALVAKQLAEKAAGADRRSLTLKLTAQGEAVALRTADWPDFLVDAVETLDPQEQAGFLRALVKIIRALQENGDIPVQRMCVTCRHFRPYAHPGSPTPHHCAFVDAPFADRHLRLNCPEQDQAPAEQRDEAWARFTAPAGA comes from the coding sequence TTGACCGCCATTTTCGACTCGATAAGCGAACCTTTGTCCCGCCGGGTCACCGCGGGCCTGGCCAAGATCGGGCTGGTGCTGCGCAGTCGCGCCTGGAAGGGTGCGGGATCGGCGGGGGTAACGCCGACGCAGGGACAGGCACTCGCCCTGCTTCGCGAGGCGCCGCAGGGCATGAAGCTTGCGGCCCTCGCGCATCTTCTCGGCGTGTCTGCCCCGACCGCGAGCGAGGCCGTGGCCGCGCTCGTTGCCAAGCAACTCGCCGAAAAGGCGGCCGGCGCCGATCGCCGCTCGCTCACCCTCAAGCTGACCGCTCAAGGAGAGGCCGTCGCGCTCCGCACCGCGGACTGGCCAGATTTCCTCGTCGATGCAGTCGAGACTCTGGATCCGCAGGAGCAGGCGGGGTTCCTGCGCGCGCTGGTCAAGATCATCCGGGCCCTCCAGGAAAATGGCGACATTCCGGTGCAGCGTATGTGCGTGACCTGCCGGCATTTCCGGCCCTACGCCCATCCCGGATCGCCGACGCCGCACCATTGCGCCTTCGTCGACGCGCCCTTCGCCGACCGGCACCTGCGCCTCAACTGCCCCGAACAGGACCAGGCGCC
- a CDS encoding hexameric tyrosine-coordinated heme protein, which produces MSGSDPFTLITPTPEAGFDLAVRLARLAVKMTQPSPEIRTRLRAAYEQDSEQLIAASQVTATHFQTIAAANEYWRVAGEIR; this is translated from the coding sequence ATGAGCGGCTCCGATCCTTTCACCCTGATCACTCCAACTCCGGAAGCGGGTTTCGACCTCGCGGTCCGGCTCGCCCGGCTGGCGGTGAAGATGACACAGCCTTCTCCCGAAATCCGCACCCGGCTGCGCGCGGCCTACGAACAGGACAGCGAGCAACTGATCGCGGCCAGTCAGGTCACGGCCACCCACTTCCAGACGATTGCCGCCGCCAATGAGTATTGGCGTGTCGCCGGAGAGATCAGGTGA
- a CDS encoding TlpA disulfide reductase family protein: MTGAGTAAPPWDVVQWFNTERPLVLDALRGRVIVLGAFQMLCPGCVEHSIPQLKRVHDLFPSGDVAVIGLHTVFEHHDAMGPTSLRAFLHEYRVGFPVGIDRPGGGGDPTPLTMRAYGLQGTPTTILIDRDGRLRRQTFGHLSDLQLGAEIMALIGEGAAMTEQTGSAANVCSTTGCEMV, translated from the coding sequence GTGACCGGCGCCGGCACGGCAGCACCGCCCTGGGACGTTGTCCAATGGTTCAACACCGAACGGCCGCTCGTGCTCGACGCGCTGCGCGGACGGGTGATCGTGCTCGGTGCGTTCCAGATGCTCTGCCCAGGTTGTGTCGAGCACAGCATTCCGCAGCTGAAACGCGTCCATGACCTGTTCCCGTCAGGCGATGTGGCGGTGATCGGGCTCCACACCGTCTTCGAGCATCACGACGCGATGGGGCCGACATCCTTGCGCGCGTTCCTGCATGAATACCGCGTCGGCTTTCCGGTTGGGATCGACCGGCCCGGCGGCGGCGGCGATCCGACGCCGCTGACCATGCGCGCCTACGGCCTGCAGGGGACTCCGACGACGATTCTGATCGATCGGGATGGCCGCTTGAGGCGCCAGACCTTTGGCCATCTCTCCGACCTCCAACTCGGCGCAGAGATCATGGCGCTGATCGGTGAGGGCGCAGCAATGACCGAGCAAACCGGATCGGCGGCTAATGTCTGTTCAACGACGGGCTGCGAAATGGTGTGA